In Mercurialis annua linkage group LG5, ddMerAnnu1.2, whole genome shotgun sequence, a single genomic region encodes these proteins:
- the LOC126681556 gene encoding auxin-responsive protein SAUR20-like, whose amino-acid sequence MARHLAAVFAKQILRRFTNKAYSTSSNVPKGFLAVYIGERKKTRLVVPVSYLNEPAFQDLLSKAEEQFGFDHPMGGLTIPCREETFIDVTSNFCR is encoded by the coding sequence ATGGCTAGACATCTTGCTGCTGTTTTCGCCAAGCAAATTCTTCGTAGATTTACAAATAAAGCTTACTCAACATCTTCAAATGTGCCGAAAGGGTTCCTAGCAGTTTACATCGGAGAGAGGAAGAAAACGAGATTAGTAGTTCCAGTGTCGTATCTTAACGAGCCTGCATTTCAAGATTTGCTAAGCAAAGCAGAAGAGCAGTTTGGTTTTGATCATCCAATGGGCGGTTTGACAATTCCCTGCAGAGAAGAGACTTTCATTGATGTCACTTCTAACTTCTGTAGATAG
- the LOC126681558 gene encoding auxin-responsive protein SAUR21-like codes for MARHLAAVLTKQILRRSANKAYSTSSNVPKGCLAVYIGETEKKRFVVPVSYLNEPAFQDLLSKAEEQFGYNHPMGGLTIPCREETFINVTSSLS; via the coding sequence ATGGCCAGACATCTCGCTGCTGTTCTCACCAAGCAAATTCTTCGCAGATCTGCAAATAAAGCTTATTCAACATCTTCAAATGTGCCAAAAGGTTGCCTAGCAGTTTACATCGGAGAGACGGAGAAAAAGAGATTTGTAGTTCCGGTATCCTATCTCAACGAGCCTGCATTTCAAGATCTGCTAAGCAAAGCAGAAGAACAGTTTGGTTATAATCATCCAATGGGCGGCTTGACAATTCCTTGCAGAGAAGAAACTTTCATAAATGTTACTTCTAGCTTGAGTTGA
- the LOC126681570 gene encoding protein SMALL AUXIN UP-REGULATED RNA 12-like, giving the protein MAIRKSNKLSQTAMIKQILKRCSSLGKKHGYYDDGLPVDVPKGHFAVYVGENRSRYIVPISLLTHPEFQCLLRLAEEEFGFDHDMGLTIPCEEVVFLSLTSSLR; this is encoded by the coding sequence ATGGCTATTCGAAAATCAAACAAACTGAGTCAAACCGCAATGATCAAGCAAATCCTTAAAAGATGTTCAAGCTTGGGCAAGAAACATGGCTACTATGATGATGGTCTACCAGTTGACGTACCAAAGGGTCACTTTGCAGTTTATGTTGGTGAAAACAGAAGTAGATACATTGTTCCCATCTCGCTTCTAACTCACCCCGAGTTTCAATGCTTGCTCCGACTCGCCGAAGAAGAATTCGGATTCGATCATGACATGGGACTCACTATTCCTTGTGAAGAAGTTGTTTTTCTGTCTCTAACATCATCTCTCAGATGA
- the LOC126681555 gene encoding auxin-responsive protein SAUR21-like, translated as MAVRFPSVLLRASFLAAKKSTSRSLDVPRGFLAVYVGEMEKKRFLVPVSYLNRPSFQDLLNKAEEEFGYDHPMGGLTIPCTEEDFIDVTSNLSRA; from the coding sequence ATGGCAGTGCGATTTCCTAGCGTCCTCCTCCGTGCGTCTTTCTTGGCTGCAAAGAAATCTACTTCAAGATCCTTAGATGTGCCGAGAGGCTTCTTGGCAGTGTATGTTGGTGAGATGGAGAAGAAACGGTTCTTGGTTCCAGTATCGTACTTGAACCGGCCTTCATTCCAAGATTTGCTAAATAAAGCAGAAGAAGAATTCGGGTATGATCATCCTATGGGTGGTTTGACGATTCCTTGCACGGAAGAGGATTTCATTGATGTCACTTCAAATTTGAGCAGAGCATAA
- the LOC126681532 gene encoding pentatricopeptide repeat-containing protein At4g21300-like → MFNKFTKSLNALTQFLDNSCQTKNLKHIKNLYGHLITTGSLCVAPYIHTKLIFLYTTSHTQETQLKTLTNCCKILNPNDPLPFNLLLSDFCKNGCPLYAVKILNFMHKNSVSLDTYALCSSLVASCCMKNVRFGEQIHTHVIKLGWLCSVFVGSALVDLYAKLSFLRDAARVFDEIPVRNTVCANALLSGFIEAKLWNQGVELIKEMPVLNLVYDRFTFSAMLRISAGLPAVEFGKEVHGLVIRRVYGDLESDVFMQSSLIEMYGKCGHVNQALRVFNMAGFRIGRNINRDIVLWTSMLGVFGRNGQFEEVIALFKEMLKEGMKPDGVAYVTVISACGHTGQVELGIEYFESMSRDFNINPSPEHYSCVVDLFCRAGQLDKAWKVVDELLTKGHGNYSISMWGALLSACEKNGILELGEVAAQEALKLEPQNVGIYMMLSNLYAKLGKWDEIKHLREIMKERQLKKDVGCSWIEITS, encoded by the coding sequence ATGTTCAACAAATTTACCAAATCTTTAAACGCTCTTACTCAATTCCTAGACAACTCTTGTCAAACCAAGAATCTGAAACACATTAAGAATCTTTATGGTCACTTAATCACTACAGGTTCACTCTGTGTAGCTCCTTATATCCACACTAAACTCATTTTTCTATACACCACATCCCATACTCAAGAAACCCAACTTAAAACCCTAACAAATTGCTGCAAAATCTTAAACCCTAATGATCCATTACCCttcaatttattattatctGATTTTTGTAAAAATGGGTGTCCTCTATATGCTgtaaaaatcttaaattttatgCATAAAAATAGTGTTTCTTTAGATACTTATGCATTGTGTAGTTCTTTAGTAGCTTCATGTTGTATGAAAAACGTGAGGTTTGGGGAACAGATACATACCCATGTGATTAAATTAGGTTGGTTGTGCAGTGTGTTTGTGGGTAGTGCTTTGGTGGATTTGTATGCTAAATTGTCATTTCTGAGGGATGCAGCTAGGGTGTTTGATGAAATTCCTGTGAGGAATACGGTTTGTGCAAATGCGCTTTTGTCGGGGTTTATTGAAGCTAAATTGTGGAATCAGGGTGTTGAGTTGATTAAAGAGATGCCGGTTTTGAATTTGGTTTACGATCGTTTCACTTTCTCGGCAATGCTGAGGATTTCGGCGGGACTTCCTGCAGTTGAATTTGGCAAGGAAGTGCATGGTCTTGTAATCCGTAGAGTTTATGGCGACTTGGAGAGTGATGTTTTCATGCAGAGTTCGTTAATCGAAATGTATGGCAAGTGTGGACATGTGAATCAGGCTCTGCGGGTCTTTAACATGGCAGGATTTAGAATTGGAAGAAATATAAATAGAGATATCGTTTTGTGGACTTCTATGCTTGGTGTCTTCGGTAGAAATGGGCAGTTCGAGGAGGTGATTGCTTTGTTCAAGGAGATGTTGAAAGAAGGGATGAAACCAGATGGGGTGGCATATGTTACGGTCATCTCAGCTTGTGGTCACACTGGTCAAGTGGAACTCGGAATTGAATATTTCGAGTCGATGTCTAGAGACTTTAACATAAATCCCAGCCCGGAGCATTATAGTTGTGtagttgatttgttttgtagggCTGGTCAGTTGGATAAAGCTTGGAAGGTGGTGGACGAATTGCTCACAAAAGGACATGGTAACTACAGCATTTCTATGTGGGGCGCTTTGCTTAGTGCTTGCGAGAAAAATGGAATTCTGGAGTTGGGGGAAGTGGCTGCTCAAGAGGCACTTAAGTTGGAGCCGCAAAATGTAGGGATCTATATGATGCTATCAAATTTATATGCAAAGTTGGGCAAGTGGGACGAGATTAAGCACCTTAGGGAAATAATGAAAGAGAGACAATTGAAAAAAGATGTTGGGTGTAGTTGGATCGAGATCACAAGTTAA
- the LOC126681540 gene encoding transcription initiation factor TFIID subunit 14b-like, protein MSKPEELERKILHKKLKDVEISIPIVYGNISFWLGKKANEYQSHRWTLYVRGATNEDLGVVIKRAVFQLHSSFNNPTRVIESPPFEITETGWGEFEIVITLYFHHDVCDKPLNLYHNLKLYPEDESGPMSTKKPVVVESYDEIVFPEPSEDFFARVQSHPAVTLPRLPAGFTLPPPVMVEDASKRRRGDTKDHPLSQWFMNFSEADELLQLAAARQQVQAHIAKLKRQISLIDGLHQQLKIPSDP, encoded by the exons ATGAGCAAACCTGAGGAACTTGAAAGGAAG ATTCTCCATAAGAAGCTCAAAGATGTTGAGATTAGCATTCCGATAGTTTACGGAAACATCTCATTCTGGCTTGGAAAAAAGGCGAATGA GTATCAGTCACATAGATGGACTTTGTATGTACGTGGGGCCACAAATGAGGACCTTGGCGTGGTGATTAAGCGAGCTGTTTTTCAGTTGCATTCCAGTTTCAATAATCCAACAAGAGTCATTGAGTCACCGCCGTTTGAGATAACAGAAACAGGATGGGGTGAATTTGAGATTGTTATCACACTGTACTTCCACCATGACGTTTGTGATAAACCGTTGAATTT AtatcataatttaaaattgtacCCAGAGGATGAATCTGGCCCTATGTCAACCAAGAAGCCTGTTGTTGTGGAATCATATGATGAAATTGTATTCCCTGAGCCTTCTGAGGATTTCTTTGCTCGTGTGCAAAGTCATCCTGCTGTAACTTTACCCAGATTACCTGCTGGCTTTACTTTGCCTCCACCTG TAATGGTGGAGGATGCAAGTAAAAGGAGGAGAGGTGACACTAAAGATCATCCTCTGAGTCAATGGTTCATGAACTTTTCTGAAGCAGATGAGCTGTTACAGCTTGCGGCAGCTCGCCAGCAG GTTCAAGCACATATTGCAAAACTCAAACGGCAAATAAGCTTGATAGATGGATTGCATCAACAATTGAAAATTCCCTCTGATCCGTGA